A window of Bacillus solimangrovi contains these coding sequences:
- a CDS encoding outer spore coat protein CotE, protein MSVERDSYLREIISKAVCGKGKKFTQATNTITPSHNPSSILGCWIINHQYDAKKQGDVVEVEGTYDINVWYSYSGNTKTEVVTETVSYKDIVPLSSKDENCIVDDLEVIVRVLQQPNCLEATISPNGGKVIVQVEREFLAEVIGETKVGIKVFPYAYEAEEEVEDISDAELDEIDTEFLEGNSDE, encoded by the coding sequence ATGTCAGTCGAAAGGGATAGTTATTTAAGAGAGATAATATCAAAGGCTGTTTGTGGGAAGGGAAAAAAATTCACACAGGCAACGAATACGATTACACCTTCTCACAACCCATCTAGTATTCTTGGCTGTTGGATTATCAACCATCAATATGATGCTAAGAAACAAGGTGACGTTGTAGAAGTTGAAGGTACTTATGACATTAATGTATGGTATTCTTACAGCGGAAATACTAAAACAGAAGTTGTGACAGAAACGGTTTCTTACAAAGATATTGTACCGTTATCATCCAAGGATGAAAATTGTATTGTTGACGATTTAGAAGTGATTGTGCGTGTATTACAGCAACCAAATTGCTTAGAAGCAACGATTTCACCAAACGGTGGTAAGGTGATCGTACAGGTAGAACGTGAATTTCTTGCAGAAGTAATTGGAGAAACTAAGGTAGGAATCAAAGTTTTTCCATATGCTTATGAAGCTGAAGAGGAAGTAGAAGACATCAGTGATGCGGAATTAGATGAGATTGATACAGAGTTTTTGGAAGGTAATTCAGATGAATAA
- a CDS encoding VOC family protein has product MITFKRIDHVQLCIPLGKEEEARNFYCGILGMKEIEKPDSLKSNGGFWLEAGDIQLHIGTESINENKGKRHPAFEVQDIAAARKHLETAKVKINEEKIIPGIQRFSFYDPFGNRIELLEKVEG; this is encoded by the coding sequence ATGATCACTTTTAAACGTATTGACCATGTTCAGTTATGTATTCCATTGGGTAAGGAAGAAGAGGCGCGAAATTTTTATTGTGGCATTCTTGGGATGAAAGAGATAGAAAAACCTGATTCACTGAAATCAAATGGAGGGTTTTGGTTAGAAGCTGGCGACATTCAATTGCATATCGGTACAGAATCAATCAACGAGAATAAAGGAAAAAGGCATCCAGCCTTTGAGGTACAGGATATAGCTGCTGCTAGAAAACATTTAGAAACCGCCAAAGTCAAAATCAATGAAGAAAAAATCATTCCTGGAATACAACGTTTTTCTTTCTACGATCCATTTGGTAATCGAATAGAGTTGTTAGAAAAAGTTGAGGGTTAA
- a CDS encoding RicAFT regulatory complex protein RicA family protein → MGKYTKTDIIAEAKALAKMVSETEEVDFFKRAEEQINKNEKVQHLMKAIKAYQKQAVNFQAYGKAEALKQAEEKIEELTKQLDEIPIVEDFKQSQLEVNDLLQLISSTISNTVTDEIIKSTGGDVLKGETGSKVSAGSSCGEEH, encoded by the coding sequence ATGGGGAAGTATACGAAAACTGATATTATCGCAGAAGCAAAAGCATTAGCAAAAATGGTATCTGAGACAGAAGAAGTTGATTTTTTCAAACGAGCTGAAGAACAAATTAATAAAAATGAAAAAGTTCAACATTTAATGAAGGCAATTAAAGCTTATCAAAAGCAGGCTGTTAACTTCCAAGCATATGGTAAAGCAGAAGCTTTAAAACAAGCTGAAGAAAAAATAGAAGAATTAACTAAACAATTGGATGAGATTCCAATTGTTGAAGATTTCAAGCAATCACAGCTTGAAGTAAATGATTTACTTCAACTTATTTCATCAACGATATCGAATACCGTAACAGATGAAATTATTAAATCAACAGGTGGAGATGTCCTAAAAGGCGAAACTGGATCAAAAGTGAGTGCTGGTTCTAGCTGTGGTGAAGAGCATTAA
- the miaB gene encoding tRNA (N6-isopentenyl adenosine(37)-C2)-methylthiotransferase MiaB, whose product MNEQQRKETTKIKQSNPGDKKSLKEKTSEDFAKFFETTYVAPSLKDAKKRGKEEIKVHRDFEIPEDMIGVGKDKKFYIRTYGCQMNEHDTEVMAGIFMQLGFEPTTTTDDADVILLNTCAIRENAENKVFGEIGHLKPLKQKNPDVLLGVCGCMSQEESVVNRINQKHPFVDMIFGTHNIHRLPQIIREAMFSKERVVEVWSKEGDVIENLPKVRQGNIKAWVNIMYGCDKFCTYCIVPYTRGKERSRRPEDIIQEVRQLAAQGYQEITLLGQNVNAYGKDFEDMKYGLGELMDEIRKIDIPRIRFTTSHPRDFDDRLIEVLAKGGNLVDHIHLPVQSGSSEILKLMARKYSRESYLELVRKIKEAIPNVTLTTDIIVGFPNETDEQFEETLSLVREVGFESAYTFIYSPRDGTPAAKMQDNIPMRVKKERLQRLNQLVNEQAAETMKNYIGQEVTVLVEGESKNNSEVLAGYTEKSKLVNFKGPKSAIGKIVKVKINKAKTWSLDGEMIEEVAEVN is encoded by the coding sequence ATGAACGAGCAACAACGAAAAGAAACAACTAAAATTAAGCAATCTAATCCAGGGGACAAAAAATCCCTCAAGGAAAAAACGAGTGAAGACTTTGCGAAGTTTTTTGAAACGACATATGTAGCCCCTTCTTTAAAAGATGCCAAAAAACGTGGGAAAGAAGAAATTAAAGTTCACCGCGATTTTGAAATTCCAGAAGATATGATTGGGGTTGGGAAAGACAAGAAATTTTATATTCGAACGTACGGCTGTCAAATGAATGAGCATGATACTGAAGTAATGGCTGGGATTTTCATGCAACTTGGTTTTGAGCCTACAACAACAACAGATGATGCAGATGTAATTCTGTTAAATACGTGTGCAATTCGTGAAAATGCGGAAAATAAAGTGTTTGGAGAAATTGGTCACTTAAAGCCGCTAAAGCAAAAAAATCCTGATGTTCTCTTAGGTGTATGTGGTTGTATGTCACAAGAGGAATCAGTTGTCAATCGAATCAATCAAAAGCACCCATTTGTCGATATGATCTTTGGTACACATAATATTCACCGTTTACCTCAAATTATTCGTGAAGCAATGTTCTCGAAAGAGAGAGTTGTAGAAGTATGGTCGAAAGAAGGGGATGTAATTGAAAACCTTCCTAAAGTTCGACAAGGTAACATTAAGGCTTGGGTAAATATTATGTACGGATGCGATAAATTCTGTACGTATTGTATCGTTCCTTATACACGAGGAAAAGAGCGTAGTCGTCGCCCTGAAGATATTATTCAGGAGGTGCGTCAACTAGCTGCACAAGGGTATCAAGAAATTACATTACTTGGGCAAAACGTAAATGCGTATGGAAAAGACTTCGAAGACATGAAATATGGTTTAGGTGAATTGATGGATGAGATTCGAAAAATCGATATTCCAAGAATACGTTTTACAACAAGTCATCCACGAGATTTTGATGATCGTCTAATTGAAGTACTTGCTAAAGGTGGAAATCTTGTCGATCATATTCATCTTCCAGTTCAATCAGGTAGCTCAGAAATTTTGAAGTTAATGGCGCGTAAGTATTCGAGAGAATCTTATTTAGAGCTAGTTCGGAAAATTAAAGAAGCCATTCCCAATGTAACACTTACAACGGATATTATCGTAGGTTTCCCTAATGAAACAGATGAACAATTTGAAGAAACGTTATCATTAGTACGTGAAGTTGGATTTGAAAGTGCCTATACATTTATCTATTCACCACGAGATGGTACTCCAGCAGCAAAAATGCAAGATAATATTCCAATGCGAGTTAAGAAAGAACGCTTGCAACGATTGAATCAACTAGTGAATGAGCAGGCAGCAGAGACGATGAAAAATTATATCGGTCAAGAAGTAACTGTACTTGTTGAAGGAGAGAGTAAAAATAATTCAGAAGTACTTGCAGGATATACGGAAAAAAGTAAGCTTGTAAACTTTAAAGGTCCTAAGTCTGCAATTGGTAAAATTGTTAAAGTGAAAATTAATAAGGCAAAGACATGGTCTCTTGATGGAGAAATGATTGAAGAAGTAGCAGAGGTGAACTAA